AGGGTTGGGAGTTGTTGCCTGATTGCTGCTACCCGATGCGTTGCGCGTACAATCTTTCCTACCGCGTGGGTGTAAAGATTTTTTGTGCGTTAGGTGGGCGTGTGTAATGGTTTGGTAAAGTGATGGATGGAATGGGGACCCCAACAAGACGATGCCATGGCAGGGGATGGAGGATGCGGCCGAAAGACTAGCAGAAATGAAACAGAGGTTTTTATGCGGCAAGGCCCGGGATCAGGGCGTGGCGGGGGGAATGGCCAGGGCTTTCATGGAATACACGAAGCATGCGATCATGATGGCCGCCAGAGCAAGGACAAGCACGAACTCGGTACGATAGGCATTGGTTGACTGTCTGAAGGCCAGTCGTCTGGTCGTTTGGACCATGCGGATGCCCTCCAGGAGAATGATCAGCCCTCCGGAACAGAAGGCAAAAAGGCTGAGCATGCCTGTTTCGTGAATGGCCTGGCTCAGCTGAATGCCTGCCTCTCTTTGTACGTACCAGATGGTTTTTTCCAGGATGAATCCGAACCCCATGAGGGCCATGGCTGTCCGGCACCAGGCAAGAAAGGTCCGTTTGGCCGCCATGAGGGTGCGCATGGCGGCGAGTTCGTTGCGGGTGAGACGTTGGTACGGGCGTTTGGGATCGGGCATGAGACAGAACACATTCCGTATGGGGGTTATCCCGGAGTCAAAGGAATGCATGACCGGGAATGATCAGGCCTTGTCCTGTTGCATTCCCGGTACGTCTCGTCAAGACCCGGGTGTGTTTTTCCAAGGGCGGTCTCGCAAGGGACCGCCCTTGCTGGAACAGGAAGCATCAGCCTGCACCCGGTGTTGGCTGATGATCAACAAAAAGGTGATAGTTCCCGGAGCCGGGCGATGATGGGGGGAAGCTCGCGGATGACCGTGTCCACTTCCTGGTCCGTGGTGTACCGACTCAGGCTGAAACGGATGGAGCCATGGGCATAGGTGAAGGGGATCCCCATGGCCCGCAGGACATGCGAGGGTTCAAGACTTCCTGATGTACAGGCTGATCCCGAGCTGGCACAGATGCCCAGTTCGTTCATGAGCAGCAGGATGGCTTCGCCTTCCACGAATTCAAAGGCGATACTCGTTGTATTGGGCAACCGATTGTTTTGGTCGCCGTTAAGCTGGGAGTGATCAATGGACGAGAGCAGGCCCTCTTCCAGTCGGTCCCGCAGTTTTCCGACCCGAATGGTTTCCTCGTCCAGGTGCCGGGCCGCCAGCTGGCAGGCCTTGCCCAACCCCACGATGCCGGGGATGTTCTCGGTGCCGGCACGCCGGCCGTGCTCCTGATGGCCGCCGATAATAAACGGCTTGAACCTGACTCCCTTGCGGACGTACAGGGCGCCCACACCCTTGGGACCGTGAATCTTGTGGCTGGAAAGGGAGAGGAAATCCACGGGAATGTCCTGTACGGAAAAGGGGAGCTTGCCCATGATCTGTACGGCATCTGTATGCAGGAGAACATCCTTTTCCCGGGTGATGGCAGCGATCTTGTCGATGGGAAAGAGCACCCCTGTCTCGTTGTTGGCGGCCATGACCGAAACAATGGCCGTATCCTTGCGCACGGCCTTGCGCACGGCATCCGGATTCAGGTGTCCCTTGCGGTCCACACCAAGCCAGGTCACGGTATAGCCCCGTTCCTCGAGATCCTTGACCAGACTGAGTACGGCCGGATGTTCGACCCGGGTGGTGACGATGTGCCGTTTGTGGGGTTGGCTTGCCAGGGCCGCAAGGATGGCGGTGTTGTCGCTTTCGGTGCCTCCCGAGGTGAATACGATTTCTCCCGGATCGGCCTGCAGCAAATCAGCCACCTGCTTTCTGGCCTGGTCAAGACGTTTTCCGACTGCGCCTCCAAATCCGTGCATGCTTGAGGGGTTGCCGTACCAGGTTTCAAGGACAGGGAGCATTTCCCGGATCACCTGCGGGGCGACCCTGGTTGTGGCGTTGTTGTCCATGTAGATGACCTTGTTCATGAGACCACCTCCTCGACCTGAATATCCGGTTCTACCTGTTCCCTGAGTTTGGCCTCGACAAATCCCTTGAGCGTGGCCTTGCTTGCCGGACAATGACTGCACGTGCCCTGCAGACGCACCAGAACCTTCTTGGCTATGATATCCACCAGTTCGATATTACCGCCGTCCTGCTTGAGGCTGGGACGAATTTCATCCTCCAGTGTCTTCATGACCAGCTGCATCCGCTGCACGTTGCTCAAACCGGCGGGTTGTTTTTCGACCGGGGGGCGCTTTTTCATCTCGGCCCGCACCTTGTCCAGAAGTTCCCCGATGTCTTCCAGACATTCCCCGCATCCGCCTCCGGCTTTGGTGAAACTGGTCACGTCCTCCACCGTGGTCAGGTTGTTCTCCATGATTGCCTGGCGGATCTTTTCTTCGGTCACCCCGAAACAATGGCAGAGGATCTCGCCTTCGAGTTCTTCCTTGGGTCTGCTGATGCCCTTGTAGTTGTCGATGGCCGCATCAAGGGCCTCGCGGCCCATGACCGAACAGTGCATTTTCTGTCGGGGGAGACCGCCGAGAAAGTCGGCGATGTCCTTGTTGGAAATGGCTTTGGCCTCTTCCAGTGTCTTGCCCTTGATAAGCTCGGTCAGCGCCGAGCTGGAAGCAATGGCGCTGGCACATCCAAAGGTCTGAAACGAGGCTTCAACAATGCGTTCGTTCTCATCCACCTTGAGGTAGAGCTTGAGGGCATCACCACAGGCCAGGCTTCCCACCTCGCCCACAGCGTCGGCATCCTCCATGGCCCCGGCGTTTTTGGGATGCAGAAAATGTTCCTTGACCTTGTCCGTGTAGTCCCACATGCAGGCCTCCTTGGTTTGCTGTTGCCGGGGTTGTTCCAACTGGCTGTATTCTGACAGGACAACCCATTTGTTTGGGCGAACAGTAACAGATTTCGTGCATGCGTGGAAGCCGAAAAAATATTTGCCAGGGTGTGGAAGGCTACAATCCGTAGAAAAGGGCCGTGGCTCCGATCATTACGGCCAGATAGATGAGAGTCATGCCTGTGCCGGCACGCACGAAATCCCCAGTTGTGAAATGGCCTGGTCGCATGACCAGTGCGTTGACCTGGTGGGTTGGAAGGATGAACGTGTTGGACGCAGCCAGAGCCACGGTCAGCGCGGCCACGCGCGGGTCCATGCCCACCTGGTTGGCCATGTTCATGGCCAGGGGCACCAGGAGTACGGTCGCCCCGACATTGGAAGCGAACAACGTGAAAAACGAGGTCAGCAGGGCGATGACCAGAGTCAGAACAAGGGGTTCAGGGGTTCCCAGGGTGTTCATGATGGCCGTGGCAATGAATCGGGCTGTTCCGGTATTTTCAAAGGCCATGCCCAGGGGAATGAGTCCGGCCAGCAGGAATATGGTCATCCAATCCACCGAGGCGTAAGCCTCGTCAACGCTGAGCACCTTGGTCAGGATCATGCCCACGGCACCTGTGAGCAGGGCAATGGACAACTGGACATGAAATCCGAGGATCATGGTCAGGGAGAGTCCCAGCCAGAACACGGCTGTTGTTGCCTTGTCCTTGCGCAAGATCTCCCCCTTGATTTTTTCCGTGAACACGAGATCGGGCTTGTCCTTGAGAAGATGGAACATTTTCCACTGGCCGTGCAGGAGCAGCGCGTCCCCTGCCTGCAGGACGATTTCGCTGAGACCGCTGACCACGATGGCATTATTGTGGAAAATGGCCAACGGCGTGATGTGGAACCTTCGCCTGGCCCCGAATTGAGCAAGGGTCTTGCCGCGAAGCTGGGAGCGCGGCGTGACAATGGCCTCCATGATTCCGACGTTGTTGGGCGAGAGGTCTTCAGCAAAGTGGGACAGTTCGGGAAGGAGGATCCAATTGAGATC
The Desulfoplanes formicivorans DNA segment above includes these coding regions:
- a CDS encoding YidH family protein, producing MPDPKRPYQRLTRNELAAMRTLMAAKRTFLAWCRTAMALMGFGFILEKTIWYVQREAGIQLSQAIHETGMLSLFAFCSGGLIILLEGIRMVQTTRRLAFRQSTNAYRTEFVLVLALAAIMIACFVYSMKALAIPPATP
- the nifS gene encoding cysteine desulfurase NifS, which codes for MNKVIYMDNNATTRVAPQVIREMLPVLETWYGNPSSMHGFGGAVGKRLDQARKQVADLLQADPGEIVFTSGGTESDNTAILAALASQPHKRHIVTTRVEHPAVLSLVKDLEERGYTVTWLGVDRKGHLNPDAVRKAVRKDTAIVSVMAANNETGVLFPIDKIAAITREKDVLLHTDAVQIMGKLPFSVQDIPVDFLSLSSHKIHGPKGVGALYVRKGVRFKPFIIGGHQEHGRRAGTENIPGIVGLGKACQLAARHLDEETIRVGKLRDRLEEGLLSSIDHSQLNGDQNNRLPNTTSIAFEFVEGEAILLLMNELGICASSGSACTSGSLEPSHVLRAMGIPFTYAHGSIRFSLSRYTTDQEVDTVIRELPPIIARLRELSPFC
- the nifU gene encoding Fe-S cluster assembly protein NifU, coding for MWDYTDKVKEHFLHPKNAGAMEDADAVGEVGSLACGDALKLYLKVDENERIVEASFQTFGCASAIASSSALTELIKGKTLEEAKAISNKDIADFLGGLPRQKMHCSVMGREALDAAIDNYKGISRPKEELEGEILCHCFGVTEEKIRQAIMENNLTTVEDVTSFTKAGGGCGECLEDIGELLDKVRAEMKKRPPVEKQPAGLSNVQRMQLVMKTLEDEIRPSLKQDGGNIELVDIIAKKVLVRLQGTCSHCPASKATLKGFVEAKLREQVEPDIQVEEVVS
- a CDS encoding SLC13 family permease, with translation MTPAMEMVMAVLVMTIILFVVDWVRVDVVGLIMMIVLPLLGLVTPEQAISGLSSNAVVSIIAVIIIGAGLDKTGAMNTLSRVILRFAGNNEGRIVTCIAGTVALISGLVQNIGAAALFLPAAKRIANQTHIPPGRILMPMAFLAIIGGCLTLVGSSPLILLNDLMVVGGEHYEHFGLFSVTPIGLCLVAAGLAYFLIFGKLILPSGAVTDEDAHGPMSKLLANTYAGVGTLFEIKIPDQYKGPQSLAALRIRPLYFCSVVAIRRGKGKQRIMAPGQDEHVYAGDHLAVVGSEEHVRLLIKDLNWILLPELSHFAEDLSPNNVGIMEAIVTPRSQLRGKTLAQFGARRRFHITPLAIFHNNAIVVSGLSEIVLQAGDALLLHGQWKMFHLLKDKPDLVFTEKIKGEILRKDKATTAVFWLGLSLTMILGFHVQLSIALLTGAVGMILTKVLSVDEAYASVDWMTIFLLAGLIPLGMAFENTGTARFIATAIMNTLGTPEPLVLTLVIALLTSFFTLFASNVGATVLLVPLAMNMANQVGMDPRVAALTVALAASNTFILPTHQVNALVMRPGHFTTGDFVRAGTGMTLIYLAVMIGATALFYGL